The Streptomyces sp. Mut1 genome window below encodes:
- a CDS encoding NUDIX hydrolase, producing MSAAAPEGYDPHAFEPFAVTVDLAVFTVRDSRLHVLLVERGEAPYKGHWALPGGFVLPRESAGVAARRELAEETGLSGDTVSGLHLEQLRTYSDPDRDPRMRVVSVAYTALVPDLPEPRGGGDAAGARWWDTGLTGPLAFDHDRILTDARDRIGAKLEYTCLATAFCPAHFTLGELQQVYETVWGVPLDRPNFRRKVLATPGFVQPAEGAPRRTGGRGKPAALYRAGDATTLHPPLLRPEGRNT from the coding sequence ATGAGCGCCGCAGCCCCCGAGGGGTACGACCCGCACGCCTTCGAACCGTTCGCCGTCACCGTCGACCTGGCCGTCTTCACGGTCCGCGACTCCCGGCTGCACGTCCTGCTCGTCGAACGCGGCGAGGCCCCGTACAAGGGCCACTGGGCGCTGCCCGGCGGCTTCGTCCTGCCCCGCGAGTCCGCGGGCGTCGCGGCCCGCCGGGAACTGGCCGAGGAGACCGGGCTGAGCGGCGACACCGTCTCCGGCCTCCACCTGGAACAGCTGCGCACCTACAGCGACCCCGACCGCGACCCCCGGATGCGCGTCGTCTCCGTCGCCTACACGGCCCTCGTCCCCGACCTGCCCGAACCGCGCGGCGGCGGGGACGCGGCGGGCGCCCGGTGGTGGGACACGGGCCTGACCGGCCCCCTCGCCTTCGACCACGACCGCATCCTCACCGACGCCCGCGACCGCATCGGCGCCAAACTCGAATACACCTGCCTGGCCACCGCCTTCTGCCCGGCGCACTTCACCCTGGGCGAGCTCCAGCAGGTCTACGAAACCGTCTGGGGCGTCCCGCTGGACCGCCCCAACTTCCGCCGCAAGGTCCTCGCCACCCCCGGCTTCGTCCAGCCCGCCGAGGGCGCGCCGCGCCGGACCGGCGGACGCGGCAAACCGGCCGCCCTCTACCGGGCGGGCGACGCCACCACCCTGCACCCCCCGCTGCTGCGACCCGAAGGACGGAACACATGA
- the pnuC gene encoding nicotinamide riboside transporter PnuC, which produces MSLADILDPLQQPLVTVLDTPVSWTEVLGFGSGALCVWLVARQHLANWPIGIANNLFFILLFTQSGLYADAGLQIVFIALAAFGWWTWTHGGGPGTDTLPVRRTTRTEWTWLLTAGAVGTVALTVLLDRATDSTVPVWDGLTTALSLAATYGQCRKLVESWWLWIAADIVYIPLYAYKELYLTSLLYAGFLTLCLIGLRNWRRDLTALTPRPAKALA; this is translated from the coding sequence GTGAGTCTCGCGGACATACTCGATCCCCTTCAGCAACCCCTGGTGACGGTCCTGGACACCCCGGTCAGCTGGACCGAGGTGCTGGGCTTCGGCAGCGGGGCGCTGTGCGTCTGGCTCGTGGCCCGCCAGCACCTCGCCAACTGGCCGATCGGCATCGCCAACAACCTCTTCTTCATCCTGCTGTTCACCCAGTCCGGCCTGTACGCCGACGCCGGACTCCAGATCGTCTTCATCGCCCTCGCCGCGTTCGGCTGGTGGACCTGGACCCACGGGGGTGGACCAGGGACGGACACGCTGCCGGTGCGGCGCACGACCCGCACCGAGTGGACCTGGCTGCTCACGGCGGGGGCGGTGGGGACCGTCGCGCTGACCGTCCTGCTCGACCGGGCCACCGACTCGACGGTCCCGGTCTGGGACGGCCTGACCACCGCGCTCTCCCTGGCGGCGACCTACGGACAGTGCCGCAAGCTGGTCGAGTCGTGGTGGCTGTGGATCGCCGCCGACATCGTGTACATCCCGCTGTACGCGTACAAGGAGCTCTACCTGACCTCGCTGCTGTACGCCGGCTTCCTGACGCTGTGCCTGATCGGCCTGCGCAACTGGCGGCGTGACCTCACCGCCCTCACCCCGCGACCCGCGAAGGCCCTGGCATGA
- a CDS encoding nucleotidyltransferase domain-containing protein: MITPTGEDLVRGHTVYSCVMGSRAFGLATEGSDTDLRGVYLAPTPLFWRFDKPPTHVDGPADEQFSWELERFCELALRANPNVLECLHSPLVERIDATGRELLALRGAFLSRHAHKTFVRYALGQRRKLEADVRQYGAPRWKHAMHLLRLLTSSRELLRTGELTIDVGPAREVLLAVKRGEVPWPEVERRMTLLATENEEAATASPLPPEPDRARVEDFLIRTRRASALAADGETSAG; this comes from the coding sequence ATGATCACTCCCACCGGTGAGGACCTGGTGCGCGGCCACACCGTGTACTCCTGCGTGATGGGCTCGCGCGCCTTCGGTCTCGCGACGGAGGGCAGCGACACCGACCTGCGTGGTGTGTACCTGGCGCCGACCCCGCTGTTCTGGCGCTTCGACAAGCCGCCCACGCATGTCGACGGCCCGGCCGACGAGCAGTTCTCCTGGGAGCTGGAACGCTTCTGCGAGCTGGCGCTGCGGGCCAACCCCAACGTACTGGAGTGCCTGCACTCGCCCCTGGTGGAACGGATCGACGCGACCGGCCGCGAACTCCTCGCCCTGCGCGGGGCGTTCCTCTCCCGCCACGCGCACAAAACGTTCGTACGGTACGCGCTGGGCCAGCGCCGCAAGCTGGAGGCCGACGTCCGCCAGTACGGCGCCCCGCGCTGGAAGCACGCCATGCACCTGCTGCGCCTGCTGACCAGCAGCCGCGAACTGCTGCGCACCGGCGAACTGACGATCGACGTGGGCCCGGCCCGCGAGGTCCTGCTCGCGGTCAAGCGGGGCGAGGTGCCCTGGCCGGAGGTGGAGCGCCGCATGACCCTCCTGGCCACGGAGAACGAGGAGGCGGCCACCGCCTCCCCGCTGCCGCCCGAGCCGGACCGGGCGCGCGTCGAGGACTTCCTGATCCGCACCCGCCGGGCGTCGGCCCTGGCGGCGGACGGGGAAACCTCAGCCGGCTGA
- a CDS encoding pseudouridine synthase, translated as MRSSGRNSGSGGSGGGRSGGRNNSGTGRNSNPNPRTPRSERDDQRQERPRRPRPEERSYDVGSDKPGGGQGGVRKGRGAAARGGAKGGPKSAQGGSKGGARRGPYGAPARPRELDAKIEQRNRDRYANKPEIRTPKTHPGAEQEGERLQKVLARAGMGSRRACEELIDQSRVEVNGEIVVEQGMRVDVHKDEIKVDGLTVATQSYLFFALNKPAGVVASMEDPDGRQCLGDYVTNRETRLFHVGRLDTETEGIIMLTNHGELAHRLTHPRYGVKKTYLAAVQGPLPRDLGKRLKDGIQLEDGYARADHFRVVENTGKNYLVEVTLHEGRKHIVRRMLAEAGFPVDRLVRTGFGPIALGDQKSGWLRRLTNTEVGMLMREVGL; from the coding sequence ATGCGAAGCAGCGGCAGGAACAGCGGTAGTGGCGGCAGCGGCGGGGGCCGGAGCGGCGGCAGGAACAACAGCGGCACCGGGAGGAACAGCAACCCGAACCCGCGGACTCCCCGCTCCGAGCGCGACGACCAGCGGCAGGAGCGGCCCCGCCGGCCCCGCCCCGAGGAGCGCAGCTACGACGTGGGCTCCGACAAGCCCGGCGGCGGCCAGGGCGGTGTCCGCAAGGGGCGCGGCGCGGCGGCCCGGGGCGGTGCCAAGGGCGGCCCGAAGAGCGCGCAGGGCGGTTCGAAGGGCGGCGCCCGGCGGGGCCCGTACGGCGCCCCGGCGCGCCCGCGCGAGCTGGACGCCAAGATCGAGCAGCGCAACCGCGACAGGTACGCGAACAAGCCCGAGATCAGGACCCCGAAGACGCACCCGGGCGCCGAGCAGGAGGGCGAGCGGCTCCAGAAGGTCCTCGCCCGCGCCGGCATGGGCTCGCGGCGTGCCTGCGAGGAGCTGATCGACCAGAGCAGGGTCGAGGTGAACGGCGAGATCGTCGTCGAGCAGGGCATGCGCGTCGACGTGCACAAGGACGAGATCAAGGTCGACGGGCTGACCGTCGCCACCCAGTCCTACCTGTTCTTCGCGCTGAACAAGCCGGCCGGTGTCGTCGCCTCGATGGAGGACCCGGACGGCCGCCAGTGCCTCGGCGACTACGTCACCAACCGCGAGACGCGGCTGTTCCACGTGGGCCGTCTCGACACCGAGACCGAGGGCATCATCATGCTCACCAACCACGGTGAGCTGGCCCACCGCCTCACCCACCCCAGGTACGGCGTGAAGAAGACCTACCTGGCGGCCGTCCAGGGCCCGCTCCCGCGCGACCTGGGCAAGCGGCTCAAGGACGGCATCCAGCTGGAGGACGGCTACGCCCGCGCCGACCACTTCCGCGTGGTGGAGAACACCGGCAAGAACTACCTGGTCGAGGTGACCCTGCACGAGGGCCGCAAGCACATCGTCCGCCGGATGCTGGCCGAGGCGGGCTTCCCCGTCGACCGGCTGGTGCGGACGGGCTTCGGGCCGATCGCGCTGGGCGACCAGAAGTCGGGCTGGCTGCGCCGGCTGACCAACACCGAGGTGGGCATGCTGATGCGCGAGGTCGGCCTGTAG
- a CDS encoding ADP-ribosylglycohydrolase family protein → MTTTRTRRAATGSLTGLALGDALGFPTEFNDVPSILAKCGPWREMELPRPAFVTDDTQMTLALGRGVRTAMDGGLLTPERLVDPVRAEFVAWYHSPDNNRAPGRTCLEACELLDGDRVWQEASRTGSKGCGANMRVAPIGLVPGLSDEQRAGAAQLQSALTHGHPTALAASDLTAHAVYLLAHGAEPLGLIGQLRSYAYENRDRYLTRWLGDLWRHTHDASPEAFISRGWDECLAALETVRDALRDPSPETDPCERTGDGWIAEEALATALHCFLLFPGDPVTALRRAACTRGDSDSIACLTGALAGAHLGDEVWPDAWAERIEYRSDLLSLGALWDA, encoded by the coding sequence ATGACCACGACCCGCACGCGGAGGGCGGCCACCGGATCGCTGACCGGGCTCGCGCTCGGCGACGCGCTCGGATTCCCGACCGAGTTCAACGACGTGCCGTCGATCCTCGCCAAGTGCGGGCCCTGGCGCGAGATGGAACTGCCGCGGCCCGCCTTCGTCACCGACGACACGCAGATGACCCTCGCGCTGGGCCGCGGCGTCCGCACCGCCATGGACGGCGGACTGCTCACCCCCGAGCGGCTGGTGGACCCGGTGCGCGCCGAGTTCGTCGCCTGGTACCACTCGCCCGACAACAACCGCGCCCCCGGCCGCACCTGCCTGGAGGCGTGTGAGCTGCTCGACGGCGACCGTGTCTGGCAGGAGGCCAGCCGGACCGGCTCCAAGGGCTGCGGCGCCAATATGCGCGTCGCGCCCATCGGCCTCGTCCCCGGCCTCAGCGACGAACAGCGCGCCGGAGCGGCCCAGCTCCAGTCCGCGCTCACCCACGGCCATCCGACGGCCCTGGCCGCCTCCGACCTGACGGCCCACGCGGTGTACCTGCTCGCCCACGGCGCCGAACCGCTCGGCCTGATCGGCCAGCTGCGCTCGTACGCGTACGAGAACCGTGACCGTTACCTCACCCGGTGGCTCGGGGACCTGTGGCGCCACACGCACGACGCCTCGCCCGAAGCGTTCATCAGCCGGGGCTGGGACGAGTGCCTGGCCGCGCTGGAGACCGTCCGGGACGCCCTGCGCGACCCGTCACCGGAGACCGACCCGTGCGAGCGGACCGGGGACGGCTGGATCGCCGAGGAGGCCCTCGCCACGGCCCTGCACTGCTTCCTGCTCTTCCCCGGCGACCCCGTCACCGCCCTGCGCCGGGCCGCCTGCACCCGGGGCGACTCGGACTCGATCGCCTGTCTGACCGGCGCGCTGGCCGGCGCGCACCTGGGGGACGAGGTCTGGCCCGACGCGTGGGCGGAACGGATCGAGTACCGCAGCGACCTGCTGTCGCTCGGGGCGCTCTGGGACGCTTGA
- a CDS encoding nucleotidyltransferase domain-containing protein, translating into MPSHVTLLQEAGLPVTDLGPVLAEERHPLLFATVSGAHLYGFPSRDSDVDLRGVHLLPAEDLLGLREPEETSSRMWDRDGVEMDLVTHDLRKFVRLMLKPNGYVLEQLLSPLVVHTTALHTELISLAPDVLTRNHAHHYRGFANTQWRLFERTGELKPLLYTFRALLTGIHLMRGGEVLAHLPTLLTHVPAPAYLPGLIAAKAEAEHRGADGVERAVVARDVEALHGVLDAAQAASALPERPGGFDALHDLVVRARRAPLSAG; encoded by the coding sequence ATGCCTTCGCACGTCACACTCCTCCAGGAGGCCGGTCTGCCGGTCACCGACCTCGGCCCGGTCCTCGCCGAGGAACGCCACCCGCTGCTGTTCGCCACGGTCTCCGGGGCTCATCTGTACGGGTTCCCGTCCCGGGACTCGGACGTGGACCTGCGCGGGGTCCATCTGCTGCCCGCCGAGGACCTCCTCGGGCTCCGTGAGCCCGAGGAGACCAGTTCGCGGATGTGGGACCGGGACGGCGTGGAGATGGACCTGGTCACCCATGATCTGCGCAAGTTCGTCCGGCTGATGCTGAAGCCCAACGGCTATGTGCTGGAGCAGTTGCTCTCGCCGCTGGTCGTGCACACGACCGCGCTGCACACCGAACTGATCTCCCTCGCACCGGACGTCCTCACCCGCAACCACGCCCACCACTACCGGGGTTTCGCCAACACCCAGTGGCGGCTCTTCGAGCGGACCGGCGAGCTCAAGCCGCTGCTCTACACCTTCCGGGCGCTGCTCACCGGCATCCATCTGATGCGCGGCGGCGAGGTGCTCGCCCATCTGCCGACGCTTCTCACCCATGTGCCGGCGCCCGCCTATCTCCCCGGTCTGATCGCGGCCAAGGCCGAGGCGGAGCACCGGGGCGCGGACGGGGTCGAGAGGGCGGTGGTGGCCCGGGACGTCGAGGCGCTGCACGGGGTCCTCGACGCAGCGCAGGCGGCTTCCGCGCTCCCGGAGCGGCCCGGCGGCTTCGACGCGCTGCACGACCTCGTGGTGCGCGCCCGGCGCGCCCCGCTCTCAGCCGGCTGA
- a CDS encoding prephenate dehydrogenase, whose translation MRTAVVIGTGLVGTSAALALASRGVRVHLVDHDPESARTAAALGAGTDEPAEGPVDLAIVAVPPAHTAAVLATAMRDGVARGYLDVASVKGGPRRELEAMGADLAPYIGSHPMAGKERSGPLAATADLFEGRPWVLTPTPGSDTEVLNLALELIALCRAVPVVMDADAHDRAVALVSHTPQLISSMVAARLEDADETAVRLCGQGIRDVTRIAASDPRMWVEILSANPGPVADVLAGVAADLDETVAALRGLQSADEDKRRAGTEGIQDVLRRGNAGRVRVPGKHGAGPAAYEVVAVLISDRPGELATIFADAGRSGINIEDVRIEHATGQQAGLVQLMVEPSSAPALAAALRERGWSIRQ comes from the coding sequence GTGAGAACCGCCGTCGTCATCGGAACCGGCCTCGTCGGCACCTCCGCGGCCCTCGCCCTCGCGAGCCGCGGCGTCCGGGTCCACCTCGTCGACCACGACCCCGAGTCGGCCAGGACCGCCGCCGCGCTCGGCGCCGGTACGGACGAGCCGGCCGAGGGCCCCGTCGACCTGGCGATCGTCGCCGTACCGCCCGCGCACACCGCCGCCGTGCTCGCCACCGCGATGCGCGACGGCGTCGCCCGGGGCTACCTCGACGTCGCCAGCGTCAAGGGCGGTCCGCGCCGCGAGCTGGAGGCGATGGGGGCCGACCTCGCCCCGTACATCGGCTCCCACCCCATGGCCGGCAAGGAGCGCTCCGGGCCGCTCGCCGCCACCGCCGACCTCTTCGAGGGGCGCCCCTGGGTCCTCACCCCGACCCCGGGCTCCGACACCGAGGTCCTCAACCTCGCGCTCGAACTGATCGCGCTCTGCCGCGCCGTCCCGGTCGTCATGGACGCCGACGCCCACGACCGGGCCGTCGCCCTCGTCTCCCACACCCCGCAGCTGATCTCGTCCATGGTCGCCGCCCGGCTGGAGGACGCCGACGAGACCGCCGTACGCCTGTGCGGCCAGGGCATCAGGGACGTCACCCGCATCGCGGCCTCCGACCCCCGGATGTGGGTCGAGATCCTGTCCGCCAACCCCGGACCCGTCGCCGACGTCCTCGCCGGGGTGGCCGCCGACCTGGACGAGACCGTCGCCGCGCTGCGCGGGCTCCAGTCCGCCGACGAGGACAAGCGGCGCGCGGGCACCGAGGGCATCCAGGACGTCCTGCGCCGGGGCAACGCCGGCCGGGTCCGGGTGCCCGGCAAGCATGGCGCCGGCCCTGCCGCGTACGAGGTCGTGGCCGTCCTCATCAGCGACCGCCCCGGCGAACTGGCCACGATCTTCGCCGACGCGGGCCGGTCCGGGATCAACATCGAGGACGTGCGCATCGAGCACGCCACCGGCCAGCAGGCGGGCCTCGTCCAGCTCATGGTCGAACCCAGCTCCGCCCCCGCACTGGCCGCCGCCCTCCGGGAACGGGGCTGGTCGATCCGGCAGTGA
- a CDS encoding ParA family protein: MPARGQSPNGLEAVGSVAVRTFATHQHMTTAPQMMDGLHVNAMAGNESGRNTAPLADFDESPQGHFYDPDAEYEPDPEYAATLAPDAARQRRERIGPTGRPLPYFPIPGPLTDHGPAKIIAMCNQKGGVGKTTSTINLGAALAEYGRRVLLVDFDPQGALSVGLGVNPMELDLTVYNLLMERGMAADEVLLKTAVPNMDLLPSNIDLSAAEVQLVSEVARESTLQRALKPLMADYDYIVIDCQPSLGLLTVNALTAAHKVIVPLECEFFALRGVALLTETIEKVQERLNPELELDGILATMYDSRTVHSREVLARVVEAFDDHVYHTVIGRTVRFPETTVAGEPITTYASNSVGAAAYRQLAREVLARCHAE; the protein is encoded by the coding sequence ATGCCTGCACGGGGCCAGAGCCCGAACGGGCTGGAGGCTGTCGGCTCCGTCGCTGTTCGCACCTTCGCCACCCACCAGCACATGACGACAGCCCCTCAGATGATGGACGGCCTACACGTGAACGCCATGGCCGGCAACGAGAGTGGCCGGAACACCGCCCCCCTCGCCGACTTCGACGAATCGCCCCAGGGGCACTTCTACGACCCCGACGCCGAGTACGAGCCCGACCCGGAGTACGCGGCCACCCTCGCGCCCGACGCCGCACGGCAGCGCCGCGAGCGGATCGGCCCGACCGGCCGGCCCCTGCCCTACTTCCCGATCCCGGGCCCGCTGACCGATCACGGCCCCGCGAAGATCATCGCGATGTGCAACCAGAAGGGCGGCGTCGGCAAGACCACGTCGACCATCAATCTGGGCGCGGCACTCGCGGAGTACGGACGACGTGTCCTGCTCGTCGACTTCGACCCGCAGGGCGCCCTCTCGGTCGGCCTCGGAGTCAACCCGATGGAGCTGGACCTCACCGTCTACAACCTGCTCATGGAGCGGGGCATGGCGGCCGACGAGGTCCTGCTCAAGACCGCGGTCCCCAACATGGACCTGCTCCCCAGCAACATCGACCTCTCCGCCGCCGAGGTGCAGCTCGTCAGCGAGGTGGCCCGCGAGTCCACGCTCCAGCGCGCCCTGAAGCCGCTCATGGCCGACTACGACTACATCGTGATCGACTGTCAGCCCTCGCTCGGCCTGCTCACCGTGAACGCGCTGACCGCCGCGCACAAGGTGATAGTGCCGCTCGAGTGCGAGTTCTTCGCGCTGCGCGGTGTGGCGCTGCTCACGGAGACCATCGAGAAGGTCCAGGAGCGGCTCAACCCCGAGCTGGAGCTCGACGGCATCCTCGCCACCATGTACGACTCCCGCACGGTGCACAGCCGCGAGGTCCTGGCGCGCGTCGTCGAGGCCTTCGACGACCACGTCTACCACACGGTCATCGGGCGTACGGTCCGCTTCCCGGAGACCACGGTCGCCGGTGAGCCCATTACCACGTACGCCTCCAACTCGGTCGGTGCCGCCGCCTATCGCCAGCTCGCCAGGGAGGTGCTCGCCCGGTGTCACGCCGAGTGA
- a CDS encoding AAA family ATPase, whose translation MKRFPHGLVLGKFYPPHAGHHHLVRTARARCERLTVLVCAASVESVPLADRVEWMRRAHPDVTVVGAVDDTRMDLHDPAIWDAHMAVFTGAVPERVDAVFTSESYGDELARRFGAESVCVDPARTAYPVSGTAVRADPAGCWDFLEAPVRAALARRVVVLGAESTGTTTLARELAAHYRRRGGVWARTGYVAEYGREFSEEKLAELRARWPRAQWEDVTFTTHDFPLIAEVQNAREEEAAGTGSPVLVCDTDSFATTVWHERYVGGRNPLVERIADRARHHLWLLTDHEGVAFEDDGLRDGEELRPWMTDRFRAELTRTGRPFIELTGSREERLARAVEAVDTLLAEGWDFAAPLPEHR comes from the coding sequence ATGAAACGCTTCCCGCACGGACTCGTGCTCGGCAAGTTCTACCCGCCGCACGCCGGCCACCACCACCTCGTCCGCACCGCGCGGGCCCGCTGCGAGCGGCTGACCGTGCTGGTCTGCGCCGCGTCGGTGGAGTCCGTACCGCTCGCCGACCGGGTCGAGTGGATGCGCCGCGCGCACCCGGACGTGACGGTGGTGGGCGCCGTGGACGACACCCGCATGGATCTCCACGACCCCGCGATCTGGGACGCCCACATGGCGGTCTTCACCGGGGCGGTGCCCGAGCGGGTGGACGCCGTCTTCACCTCGGAGTCGTACGGGGACGAACTGGCCCGCCGCTTCGGCGCCGAGTCCGTCTGCGTCGACCCCGCCCGCACCGCCTACCCGGTCTCCGGCACCGCCGTCCGCGCGGACCCGGCCGGCTGCTGGGACTTCCTCGAAGCACCGGTCAGGGCGGCGCTCGCCCGCCGCGTCGTCGTCCTGGGCGCCGAGTCCACCGGCACGACCACGCTGGCCCGCGAGCTGGCCGCCCACTACCGGCGGCGCGGCGGGGTGTGGGCGCGCACGGGGTACGTGGCCGAGTACGGGCGTGAGTTCAGCGAGGAGAAGCTGGCCGAACTGCGCGCCCGGTGGCCCCGGGCCCAGTGGGAGGACGTCACCTTCACCACCCACGACTTCCCGCTGATCGCCGAGGTCCAGAACGCCCGCGAGGAGGAGGCGGCCGGCACCGGGTCCCCGGTGCTCGTCTGCGACACCGACTCCTTCGCCACGACCGTCTGGCACGAGCGGTACGTCGGCGGCCGCAACCCCCTGGTCGAGCGGATCGCGGACCGGGCCCGCCACCACCTGTGGCTGCTCACCGACCACGAGGGCGTCGCCTTCGAGGACGACGGGCTGCGCGACGGGGAGGAGCTGCGGCCCTGGATGACCGACCGGTTCCGGGCCGAACTCACCCGGACCGGGCGGCCGTTCATCGAACTGACCGGCAGCCGCGAGGAGCGCCTGGCCCGCGCGGTCGAGGCCGTCGACACCCTGCTCGCCGAGGGCTGGGACTTCGCCGCGCCCCTCCCGGAGCACCGATGA
- the scpB gene encoding SMC-Scp complex subunit ScpB, which yields MSEQDPTGSAVAGLDLKPALEAVLMVVDEPATEEHLAKILERPRRAVAAALRELADEYTAQRRGFDLRLVAGGWRFYTRPAYAAAVEGFVLDGQHARLTQAALETLAVVAYRQPVSRSRVSAVRGVNCDGVMRTLLQRGLVEEAGTEPETGAILYRTTNYFLERMGLRGLDELPELAPFLPEAEAIEAETPEGVPSFDPDAPDTPDTHADDKTDF from the coding sequence ATGAGCGAGCAGGACCCCACCGGCTCCGCCGTCGCTGGCCTCGACCTCAAGCCCGCGCTGGAGGCCGTCCTCATGGTCGTGGACGAGCCCGCGACCGAGGAACACCTCGCCAAGATCCTGGAGCGGCCCAGGCGGGCCGTCGCCGCCGCGCTGCGGGAGCTGGCCGACGAGTACACCGCGCAGCGCCGGGGCTTCGACCTCCGGCTGGTCGCGGGCGGCTGGCGCTTCTACACCCGGCCCGCCTACGCGGCGGCCGTCGAGGGCTTCGTCCTGGACGGCCAGCACGCCCGGCTGACCCAGGCCGCGCTGGAGACCCTCGCGGTCGTCGCGTACCGGCAGCCGGTGAGCAGGTCACGGGTCTCCGCGGTGCGCGGGGTGAACTGTGACGGGGTCATGCGGACCCTGCTGCAGAGGGGCCTCGTGGAGGAGGCGGGCACGGAACCCGAAACAGGTGCGATCCTGTACAGGACGACGAACTACTTTCTGGAGCGGATGGGCCTGCGTGGCCTGGATGAGCTCCCGGAGCTCGCGCCCTTCCTCCCCGAGGCGGAGGCGATCGAGGCCGAGACGCCAGAGGGTGTGCCGTCGTTCGATCCGGACGCACCGGACACCCCGGATACTCACGCAGACGACAAGACGGACTTTTGA
- a CDS encoding segregation and condensation protein A gives MPTPHEPARTARRPLGRGPGTGPEREPAPVDEPPAPAPAQAPAPREVREAPEDGRFTVRLANFEGPFDLLLQLISKHKLDVTEVALSKVTDEFMAHIRAMGPDWDLDQTTEFLVVAATLLDLKAARLLPAAEVEDEADLALLEARDLLFARLLQYRAYKRVADIFSGRLEAEGRRFPRTVGLEPHHAELLPDVVISIGPEGFARLAVKAMQPRPRPQVYVDHIHAPLVSVREQAGIVVARVREAGEISFRALTEDAPDTLTVVARFLALLELYREKAVALDQDVALGELLVRWAGGAGAGPTVTDEFDQEAPDASDTPQDVTP, from the coding sequence ATGCCGACACCCCACGAGCCCGCCCGCACCGCTCGCCGCCCCCTGGGCCGCGGGCCGGGGACAGGGCCCGAGCGCGAGCCCGCGCCCGTGGACGAGCCGCCCGCGCCGGCCCCGGCTCAGGCGCCCGCACCGCGGGAGGTCCGTGAGGCGCCCGAGGACGGCCGTTTCACCGTGCGGCTCGCGAACTTCGAGGGGCCCTTCGACCTGCTGCTCCAGCTGATCTCCAAGCACAAGCTGGATGTGACCGAGGTCGCGCTGTCGAAGGTCACCGACGAGTTCATGGCCCACATCCGGGCGATGGGGCCGGACTGGGACCTGGACCAGACGACCGAGTTCCTGGTGGTCGCCGCGACCCTGCTCGACCTGAAGGCCGCCCGGCTGCTCCCGGCGGCCGAGGTGGAGGACGAGGCTGACCTCGCGCTCCTGGAGGCCAGGGACCTGCTCTTCGCCCGGCTCCTCCAGTACCGCGCGTACAAGCGGGTCGCCGACATCTTCAGCGGCCGCCTCGAAGCGGAGGGCCGCCGCTTCCCCCGTACCGTCGGGCTCGAACCGCACCACGCCGAGCTGCTGCCGGACGTCGTCATCAGCATCGGCCCGGAGGGCTTCGCCCGGCTGGCTGTGAAGGCGATGCAGCCCAGGCCCCGGCCGCAGGTCTACGTCGACCACATCCACGCCCCGCTGGTCAGCGTGCGCGAGCAGGCGGGGATCGTGGTGGCGCGGGTCCGCGAGGCGGGGGAGATCAGCTTCCGGGCGCTCACCGAGGACGCGCCGGACACCCTGACCGTCGTCGCCCGCTTCCTCGCCCTGCTGGAGCTGTACCGGGAGAAGGCCGTCGCCCTGGACCAGGACGTGGCGCTCGGCGAGCTGCTGGTGCGCTGGGCCGGGGGAGCCGGGGCCGGGCCCACCGTGACGGACGAGTTCGACCAGGAGGCCCCGGACGCCTCCGATACCCCGCAGGATGTGACGCCATGA
- the aroH gene encoding chorismate mutase — MAVRAVRGAVQLERDEAGHMDEQVSALLTAVLERNELVADDLISIWFTATPDLHSDFPAAAARGIGIVDVPLICAQELDIEGAMPRVVRILAHIETYLAKAEISHVYLGATAALRKDIAQ, encoded by the coding sequence GTGGCGGTACGAGCGGTCCGCGGGGCTGTCCAGCTGGAGCGGGACGAGGCCGGACACATGGACGAGCAGGTCAGCGCCCTGCTCACCGCCGTCCTGGAACGGAACGAACTCGTCGCGGACGACCTGATCAGCATCTGGTTCACGGCCACTCCCGACCTGCACAGCGACTTCCCGGCCGCCGCCGCACGCGGCATAGGGATCGTCGACGTCCCGCTGATCTGCGCCCAGGAGCTGGACATCGAGGGCGCCATGCCCCGGGTGGTCCGCATCCTCGCCCACATCGAGACGTACCTGGCCAAGGCCGAGATCAGCCACGTCTACCTCGGCGCCACCGCCGCCCTGCGCAAGGACATCGCCCAGTGA